acttacggatgtggaatcgccctattaggagcaatatgcggctcagttacccacctgctactatacctcaaaagaaaacgaaatatcgatgatcaaacagcacaacctcgagggatatcgataacaccggtagtcacttaacaaccaacgccatctacgtccgccttgagcgaactcagagacaccatcagtcaaatttcctttggaaatttgaactccaagggcgggggtgtcacgtcccgcgttccgcacgcgccgtaacaagaacaagaaaactattctatacaaaacgcgcgaataaagatttgaatgcacaaacgaacacacggcgctacgaaactaaaggaaggattaacaaagcgagggcgactaataaatccaaccagtataaaataaaataaataaaaccagctaacggattgaacgagttacgaaccaaacaaataaaccaggaaataagaataactacaaaaagggaaataattgaagcgccagaaatacatgtatatataaatatattttaatcaatcaacttggagagttacatataagtataaacatatatgctagatatgtaataaactagtaaatattagtgttagtgcttataatactatgcaacaaatacaatattatcaatttatgaaatataagtatatacgaagttaaaaactaatagtctaacgaatacataaaacatacaatattgtattattaaagaaataaaagttacattgtcagaaacatatatatatgtgtgcgcattctattaaacagaaacatacttaaaactagcctacgttccggtaaagagttataaaataagaactacgctacgaaacatgcatgtctctatataaacatataaaaatctatattctaaactactactaatctatgtgcattctacaatctgaaatacatatttaaaactagcctacatgccggtaaagcattataaaataagaactacattatgaaacatgcatgtctctatataaacatataaataatctattttctaaactaaaaccactattaataatctacaaaaaaaatagaacacacaacgcaacacttgggaccaagcgacaacctgtcgacaggccaaacgctcaaaataattaacaccgcaacgacttgaggaattgcttacagaaattctgtcatcaagcacaaatatgtaaacacacattaaacgcacaataatctagaaacaaaaccttcaatactatgttgtcacaatacaaaatatatatgtatatatgaaatcaaatgattgacacataacctcaaatacacaacactatatcacaaaagaatctaaatgaaaatcactttgccagaaatatatacatatatacgtgtgcgggtgcgtgttctatcttattaaatgaaattaatataaaataaataattaacatttcatttcgtacgaacactacatgaacgagagaaatatacatataaatacgtatatatatatatataatatatatatatatatatatatatgtatgtatgtgtgagtgcatatgttttatattatcgaatactctataaaataaactactcaaaacaataaataacgcaatcgaagaattacaaaacattagccatattgaagtgacacacaacataaacatatatatatatatatatacatattatactattgtcactttaaaacaatattaataaataaatgttccaattgcggtagaataaggaaaaacgagcgacagacgaaaaattacttcgatatcaaacaaaactaaagacccgtcactaaaaactttactgatgacatctatgagcagccatgttggatttacacgcgtcatggcgacaggaatattagggattaatggaagtcaggcgcgagaaacaaatcatgaaaacacattgttaacacttttctttaataaattctatgcgcaactacaaatgtaaaaaaaaaatatatatatataattaattaaaaggggggaaatataaaattgaaaaaaataacaaacgtaaaatagataacctaacactatcacattcaaaatatatatatatatatatatatatatatatatatatatatatatatatatatatatatatattgaacacaaaacaaaatacatcaaaaaattaataataataaggaacatcaaacagcgaaccaacgaatttgaagcagctacactaaatcaaaatcgaagcaaggagctccgggataaagttcgctgaactcacgcatacaccaatagcgcacaacaggggaaattccctttctcccagaagcgtggtgacgaagatgtgcctccaaaacctcttcgggaatttcattcgcaaaacgaactttcacgcaacgatcggtatcaacgatttcaaccagagggggttccctctccaatacgacggtctctgcatcgaagaaattctcgtcgaaagtaaccaaatcgtcaaagcccaatttcgacacggcctcggcaccaatgttgaatagttcctccaaccactctgatactcgtggtttatcacagggccgcatgcgtttgattggtcctcccgagtcgcccatgggttcttcggaatccctctttcgcttgggctgagaacaacacggtatattttaaataaaacgaaacaggacgaatcaagcggactaaaaacaagactaaatacgtaccagggaagtctggaaaggaacctctgatggaaacgactccgcaaacattgttcgaacgtcgatcaccgaagcctagggaaatagcaaaaaaggaaaaaacaatcaaaatcacaaaaacaaccttaatatgcaaacatccaaacttacgcaaaacaactcgaaggaggaggtccttgttatgggagagcagcggagctgcgcgtgtttacccagtaaacattgaaatgataatgatgctgcagccatcagcccttccacgcgccgaagaacaccggtaattcccacggtacagcacgtggaagtttctcgtggaaaggattagatcagcgtggaatgcttcaaatctcctagacgctagctcagcggaacacaggactgataaatactaagtcgaaatatggaatttgcattttgtcacgtacgattccaagaagcccaaactgcaacatcccgattcccacggaagcgtacccccagtggaccaccaccccgtgggggatggcattataaataagcgtagcaacatagcgcagcgctcattattattctggtgaacattcttattacggttcattattctttgttcattattatagtgtccattcttcttataatttgcgttcgttcattttttatagtgttcattccttacggctcattattcttcgctcattagtttgttcataattcttgtgatcgtttgttattacggcccattattaatttattactacgttcgttattgcgctcgtcactgcgtttagaaattttgtatagtattttgcgtttcggggtcttaattttttcggtcaagaaaagagagtcgcgactaagtaaaaagaaaattttatctttgaagtcctcatttcatcgtttaaacacaaacgcgcattgtaattgcggtattaatccagctaagtgaattgctcagtctgtattaaaatagataaataaagtaagagttgatagtaaactatattcgagttcaaataataaactcaacaaaacttcgacgaccaccggagcggctgaggcaatggcaccagacagcacctactcctcaaggtaagaaaattaattttgaaaatttccttcttctctggtaatctcgttgccctcgagaattgaattagaacttcctatcatcgatttcgttttattttcgcgaacggttttgaagatagaatcattgtttaaacttttaacaaaagagttgtccgctgtgtcggcttgtgcgaacggtgttttcaactactgaaacatccactgatcttcgcattcctcctcccattgttggtaaaatattacccgcctttgggcaaggcttgcgaaatcacataagtcccgcacaggaaggactattaaatacatcgtcggggtcaatcgaaaattaagaacaataccggcgttgctattaactgatattcttgccatcattgcatgcgattgtaagagagatataacagaacaatttcccttcgagaatttaaccaaaggatcgttcgctgtgttggcttgtgcaaacggtgttttcgcttatcgaaaacacccatcgatctccgcattcctcctcccactgttggtaaaatattacccgtctttgggcaaggcttgcgaaatcacacgagtcccacacagagaggatcgttagaatcatccccgattattaaactcaaaaggcaagaaaatcgtggtgacagaatccaccgtagtaaatgaatcgagtttcggtcctaacggcaaactactacagcgaaattaaaagagaagaagaagtcaaacgtaaaaataaatttatataaaacaacgaaaaatctcacattcctatccaatccagcaacgctaaaatatatattatctagctaataaaatatatatatataacctaagccattttacattcaaataaaaatccgttcaacgaggaaaaatatttattgtacccagctttaatcctctcccgtgctagtatccctgcgcatagcaggttagccgaaaagtggaattcgtttaccagttgcattaagcgtcagttaacgctacccattaagcgtaaaagaaaataataaaaataaaatattttgaaatagtccttagactatttctggtggcagcaactacc
The genomic region above belongs to Bombus vancouverensis nearcticus unplaced genomic scaffold, iyBomVanc1_principal scaffold0018, whole genome shotgun sequence and contains:
- the LOC143304072 gene encoding uncharacterized protein LOC143304072 produces the protein MAAASLSFQCLLGKHAQLRCSPITRTSSFELFCASVIDVRTMFAESFPSEVPFQTSLPKRKRDSEEPMGDSGGPIKRMRPCDKPRVSEWLEELFNIGAEAVSKLGFDDLVTFDENFFDAETVVLEREPPLVEIVDTDRCVKVRFANEIPEEVLEAHLRHHASGRKGISPVVRYWCMREFSELYPGAPCFDFDLV